From a single Planococcus shenhongbingii genomic region:
- a CDS encoding EAL domain-containing protein produces the protein MKPIQPLNYTDYLTGLPNSNFLNKRLKELVHDKNETAILLLELERMNNIRDSMGQESSNSIILLASERIKMVLGADSILTRWQEDKFVILLTNTNVKRAAKIAKIILEVIAQPLKNIHHDMYVNPSIGISMYSKTSNTTEILLEMANSALHYAKKHGNNSYHFYTSDLDEKTREGLELEMELYRAIELDQLTLHYQPQLHLSTGEYIGNEALIRWNHPKRGMVSPMQFIPIAEETGLIIPIGEWVLKTACAQNKKWQLAGFPPMVISVNLSSRQFSQTNIVEVVERILSETNLEAKYLDLEITESMTMDVESSIKKLHALKKIGIKISIDDFGTGYSSLYYLKEFPIDRLKIDQSFIRDCHLDPSNATIVKTIISMANHLSIQVIAEGVETKEHLDFLQENLCDEVQGYLLSKPLPAKSLELKFPDLHKSIRSHGLTSEISQRLWLERELILTKQELQETFRQQDGLIFKFKYKDGNFIHTLCDGELLYRLGLTPELVIGKELAQIFPYEKAIDIERNYRLAWKGEQNISYEGEENGIHYLVILRSIIRKGKVVEVIASCIDITQRKHAEIALRHSENNYRLIAENISDVINVVDKNGVFLYASPSSKTLKGNLSEQLIGSSLFSFIYPDDLRLVKSAFYDIIGTKKSDFVQYRYIHKNKALIYLEAKVIPVIGENGEVEHLIIVASDITKQKKMKIL, from the coding sequence TTGAAACCCATACAACCTTTGAATTATACAGACTACTTAACTGGATTACCGAATAGCAATTTTCTAAATAAACGTTTAAAAGAATTGGTACATGACAAAAATGAAACTGCTATTTTATTGTTAGAATTAGAACGAATGAACAATATCAGAGACTCGATGGGACAAGAATCGAGCAATTCAATTATTCTTCTTGCTAGCGAACGAATAAAGATGGTTTTAGGTGCAGATAGTATTTTAACACGATGGCAAGAAGATAAATTCGTTATTCTCTTAACAAATACAAATGTTAAACGAGCCGCAAAAATCGCAAAAATAATTTTAGAAGTCATAGCTCAACCTTTAAAAAATATTCACCATGACATGTATGTCAATCCGAGTATAGGCATAAGCATGTATTCTAAAACCAGTAATACTACTGAAATATTATTGGAAATGGCTAATTCTGCTCTACATTATGCAAAAAAGCATGGAAATAACAGTTATCACTTTTATACTTCTGACTTGGATGAGAAAACGCGAGAAGGTTTAGAGCTTGAAATGGAACTCTACAGAGCAATTGAACTTGACCAACTGACGCTTCATTACCAACCCCAACTTCATTTAAGTACAGGAGAATATATTGGAAATGAAGCACTGATTCGATGGAATCATCCAAAAAGAGGAATGGTTTCCCCTATGCAATTCATTCCAATTGCTGAAGAAACGGGGCTCATTATTCCGATTGGGGAATGGGTATTGAAAACGGCGTGTGCACAAAATAAAAAGTGGCAGTTAGCTGGATTTCCTCCAATGGTTATCTCAGTCAATCTTTCCTCACGGCAATTTTCACAAACAAATATCGTTGAAGTTGTGGAGAGGATACTATCTGAAACAAACTTAGAGGCCAAATATCTTGACCTCGAAATTACAGAGAGTATGACAATGGACGTCGAAAGTTCCATTAAAAAATTACATGCATTAAAGAAAATAGGGATAAAAATTAGCATCGATGATTTTGGCACAGGTTACAGTTCCCTTTATTATTTGAAAGAATTTCCCATAGACCGCCTGAAAATAGATCAGTCCTTCATTCGTGACTGCCACCTTGATCCGAGCAATGCGACCATTGTGAAAACAATTATTTCAATGGCCAATCACTTGAGCATTCAAGTGATTGCAGAAGGTGTCGAGACGAAAGAGCATCTAGACTTCCTTCAAGAGAACTTGTGTGATGAAGTTCAAGGTTATTTGTTAAGTAAACCTTTGCCGGCGAAAAGTTTAGAACTGAAATTTCCTGATTTACACAAGAGCATTAGAAGTCATGGACTTACAAGTGAGATAAGTCAACGGTTATGGTTAGAAAGAGAACTAATATTGACTAAGCAAGAATTGCAAGAAACCTTTCGACAACAGGACGGCCTAATATTTAAATTTAAATACAAAGATGGGAATTTCATTCATACCCTATGCGATGGAGAACTACTGTATCGATTAGGATTAACTCCAGAACTGGTGATAGGCAAAGAACTTGCGCAGATTTTCCCTTATGAAAAAGCAATCGATATAGAGCGGAACTATAGACTGGCATGGAAAGGAGAGCAAAATATTTCTTACGAAGGTGAGGAAAATGGAATTCACTACCTTGTAATTTTACGCTCGATAATTAGAAAGGGGAAGGTTGTGGAGGTCATTGCATCCTGCATCGACATAACACAACGGAAGCATGCAGAGATAGCCCTGCGGCATAGTGAAAACAATTACAGGTTAATAGCTGAAAATATTAGCGATGTCATTAATGTGGTAGATAAAAATGGTGTATTTCTTTATGCATCTCCGTCTAGTAAAACTTTAAAGGGAAATCTATCAGAACAATTAATTGGTTCTTCACTATTTTCATTCATATACCCGGATGATTTACGGTTGGTCAAAAGCGCTTTTTACGACATCATAGGGACTAAAAAATCGGATTTTGTTCAGTATCGTTACATTCACAAAAATAAAGCATTGATTTACTTAGAGGCAAAAGTTATTCCCGTCATCGGAGAAAATGGTGAAGTTGAACATTTAATCATTGTTGCAAGCGATATAACTAAACAAAAAAAGATGAAGATCCTCTGA
- a CDS encoding WxL protein peptidoglycan domain-containing protein, whose protein sequence is MKGYIKNFMLLLRSCSVFCATYADSGKVFLLWLPCPYFNRVCHCRRVLNSQLKLQNNEDTPITVRVEKANAYTNPAGGIFYDESVDSEDTILLEDAILLADAMKTEETVTIPANDSMDLPIQVTVPETDAQTILGGIQVTQVEEAVEEEGKELGKDEANFVMKIETTYALAIQLNLPTNAEPDFSTGKAGFTAPTAQVYLETINDAHLIQGDVEWTYSVLDNTGAELFGGTVTTFNMAPKSKIRFPFAWNHEELKDGNYTLVANGHAGDQVIEVEEPFEISSEEVAEYAEVVNPTAVVEEDAGIPMWIWISIAVAFGMIMFLLGNRRKKKN, encoded by the coding sequence ATGAAAGGTTATATAAAAAATTTTATGCTTTTATTAAGGTCTTGTTCCGTATTCTGTGCGACCTACGCAGATTCGGGCAAGGTTTTTTTATTATGGCTGCCATGCCCGTATTTCAATCGTGTATGTCACTGCAGGCGAGTACTGAATTCCCAGTTGAAGCTCCAAAATAACGAAGACACGCCGATTACGGTCCGGGTGGAAAAAGCCAATGCCTATACGAATCCGGCCGGCGGCATCTTTTACGATGAAAGTGTCGATTCGGAAGATACGATACTGCTGGAGGATGCCATTCTGCTAGCAGATGCTATGAAAACAGAAGAAACGGTGACCATCCCGGCAAACGACTCGATGGATTTGCCGATCCAAGTGACGGTGCCGGAAACCGATGCCCAAACGATCCTTGGCGGCATCCAAGTGACACAAGTGGAAGAAGCCGTTGAAGAGGAAGGCAAAGAACTTGGGAAAGACGAAGCGAACTTTGTGATGAAAATAGAGACCACTTATGCCCTCGCCATCCAATTGAACCTGCCGACCAACGCGGAACCGGATTTTTCAACAGGAAAAGCCGGATTTACTGCGCCTACTGCGCAAGTGTATTTGGAAACGATCAACGATGCGCATTTGATCCAAGGTGATGTCGAGTGGACCTATTCGGTTTTGGACAATACCGGAGCTGAGCTTTTCGGCGGTACTGTCACGACGTTCAATATGGCTCCGAAATCGAAGATCCGTTTTCCGTTTGCCTGGAACCATGAAGAACTTAAAGACGGCAATTACACTTTAGTGGCAAACGGCCATGCCGGAGACCAGGTGATTGAAGTGGAAGAACCTTTTGAGATTTCTAGCGAGGAAGTTGCGGAATATGCCGAAGTCGTTAATCCAACAGCCGTTGTAGAAGAAGATGCCGGAATCCCAATGTGGATCTGGATTAGCATCGCAGTCGCCTTTGGGATGATCATGTTCTTGCTGGGAAATAGAAGAAAGAAGAAAAATTGA
- a CDS encoding sensor domain-containing diguanylate cyclase translates to MKKLINTRKMNLATLLTVLVAASVILTLLILTVSFHQSNKESLMATYLSLNYSKADKMSHSVESLFGSMRTNLESTVEFLETHEDMTDQEIHEQLELLRTSSGYFNSLSWVDETGLVRTISPVSVGLEGTKITSGVTKDVLDSKKPGVTTPYFGPTRRLLILMNQPFYSKDGTYRGMIGGTIYLQEENVLNHILGNDAVEKYGSYYFVVGPKGTLLFHPERKLIGESVYQNPIVQKLTHGKSGMELVTNTKGIPMLAAYSYVPGAGWGIVQQTPYSSVHDLLMDQLQQLLLNGLLPFLLLLLLSIFIARKLAAPFIRLADLVNRLAEGKEVSQPLRDKLMEPHWNREADLLTKSVAIALDLLEKNNQELTQSALTDSLTGLPNRRKLDEVLNRWASERQLFSLLVLDIDHFKSINDTYGHQMGDEALKTMAAMIQTIIRKQDYCFRYGGEEFVLLLSDTDALGASHLAEKIRERIEGIQIIPGKTVTVSLGLSEFPTHASSGDELFRLADQALYESKSGGRNRITISS, encoded by the coding sequence ATGAAGAAATTAATCAATACCCGCAAAATGAACTTGGCGACCTTGCTGACTGTACTTGTAGCTGCTTCTGTCATTCTCACTTTGCTCATCCTTACCGTCTCGTTTCATCAGTCCAATAAGGAATCGTTGATGGCCACTTATTTATCCCTCAATTACTCCAAAGCGGATAAGATGAGCCATTCCGTTGAATCATTATTCGGTTCGATGAGAACCAATTTGGAATCCACGGTCGAATTCCTTGAAACTCACGAGGACATGACGGATCAGGAAATCCACGAGCAATTAGAACTTCTGCGAACAAGCAGCGGGTATTTCAACTCTCTGTCATGGGTGGATGAAACCGGACTTGTTCGAACAATCAGTCCTGTGAGCGTCGGATTGGAAGGGACAAAAATAACGTCTGGAGTAACAAAAGATGTGCTGGACTCGAAAAAGCCAGGAGTGACAACGCCGTATTTTGGGCCGACTAGACGCTTGCTCATCTTGATGAACCAACCTTTTTACTCAAAAGATGGAACTTATCGAGGGATGATTGGCGGAACGATTTATCTTCAAGAGGAAAACGTCTTGAATCACATCCTTGGAAATGATGCGGTTGAAAAATATGGCTCCTACTATTTTGTTGTTGGTCCGAAAGGGACCCTCTTGTTCCATCCGGAACGTAAATTGATCGGAGAAAGCGTCTATCAGAATCCGATCGTTCAAAAATTAACCCATGGAAAAAGCGGAATGGAATTGGTTACCAATACGAAAGGGATTCCGATGCTGGCCGCTTACAGTTATGTACCGGGAGCAGGATGGGGGATTGTGCAGCAAACCCCTTATTCGTCTGTGCACGATTTGTTGATGGATCAGCTTCAACAATTGCTGCTGAATGGGTTGTTGCCATTTCTGCTGCTGCTTCTTTTGTCGATCTTTATCGCTCGCAAGTTGGCAGCTCCCTTTATCCGGTTGGCTGACCTGGTCAACCGATTGGCTGAGGGAAAGGAGGTTTCTCAGCCCCTCCGGGATAAGCTAATGGAGCCGCATTGGAACCGGGAAGCCGACCTCCTGACAAAAAGTGTAGCCATCGCCCTTGACCTACTGGAAAAAAACAACCAGGAGCTTACTCAGTCCGCGCTCACTGATTCATTGACCGGGTTGCCGAACCGACGGAAATTGGACGAAGTGTTAAACCGCTGGGCAAGCGAAAGGCAGCTTTTTTCGCTGCTGGTGTTGGATATCGATCACTTTAAATCCATTAATGACACATATGGACATCAAATGGGTGACGAAGCCTTAAAAACGATGGCAGCGATGATTCAAACCATCATCCGGAAACAAGACTACTGTTTTCGCTATGGAGGAGAAGAATTTGTCCTTCTTCTGTCGGATACCGATGCTTTAGGAGCTTCTCACTTAGCGGAAAAGATCCGCGAAAGAATAGAAGGTATTCAGATTATTCCAGGAAAAACGGTCACCGTGTCACTCGGACTTTCAGAATTTCCGACTCATGCCAGTTCGGGGGACGAACTTTTTCGATTAGCGGATCAAGCATTATACGAATCAAAGTCAGGAGGAAGAAACCGGATTACAATTTCCTCTTAA